The Candidatus Eisenbacteria bacterium genome includes the window ATCCGGTTCGAGAGAATGTCGTGATAGAGCTTGTTGAAGTTCGAGATGTGCTCGCGCGTCCTCTGGACGGCGTAGCTCACCATCGTCCCCATTTTCATGATGAAGGCCCAGTCGCTGCTCTGGGCCAGGAGCAACTCGCGCACCGCCTGCCGCAGCGCCCGATCGAGAAGAGCGTTTCCCCCTGTTCCGGATCGGTAGCGGCTCGCCAGCTCCACCATACGTTCGGCGGCCGCGTGGAGATGGGGGTAGATCCAGTCGTTTGCGCCGCTGAGCCAGACCTCCGCGTATCCCTTGTAACCCCAGGACGAGGCGGAAGGGGTCGCGACCTGATTCACCGGATGGCGGTCCAGGTACTCCCAAGGAGTGATCGTCGAGATCGTCTTCTGGTCGTATGCGATCTTTCGCAGGAGGAAGTCGATCCACTGCGGGCCTTCATACCACCAGTGGCCGAAGAGCTCCGCGTCGTACGGGGAGACGATGATGGGCGCGCGGCCGAGGAGGGCGTGGAGATGCTCCACCTGGCGCTCCCGGTTGAACATGAAGTTCCCCGCGTGCACGGCGGCCTGCTCCCGCGCCCAATCGAAGTTGTACGGCTCCTTGTGCGTTCCAGGTCCGGTGATCCGGTAATACTTGATCCCGAGGTTGCAGCGGTTGCCGTCCTTGTGCAGATAGGGGCGGACGTAGTCGTAGTCCAGATCCCACCCCACGTCACGGTAGAACTCCCTGTAGTTTGAATCGCCCGGATATCCCTCCTTGGCGCTCCAGACCGACTTGGAGGATTCGAGGTCGCGGCCGAACGCCGCCACGCCCGCGCGCGTGAGAATCGGGGCGAAGACGCCATACTTGGGCCTCGGAGAGGCGTGGAGGATTCCGTGGGTGTCCGTGAAGAAGTACTTGATCCCGGCCT containing:
- a CDS encoding DUF1957 domain-containing protein — encoded protein: MGMEKGYLCLVLHAHLPYVRHPEHEDFLEEDWLFEALTETYIPLVRVFERLLNDGIHFRLTMSITPPLAGMLSDGVLQERYLRHIEKLIDLSEREMERTRWLPEFHPLAVHYNRLFKEARETFEDRYHRNLLSAFRSFQDAGALDILTCGSTHGFLPLMLGNRTWWRGQIVTAARDYQRHFGRPPKGIWLPECGYEEGLEDVLREAGIKYFFTDTHGILHASPRPKYGVFAPILTRAGVAAFGRDLESSKSVWSAKEGYPGDSNYREFYRDVGWDLDYDYVRPYLHKDGNRCNLGIKYYRITGPGTHKEPYNFDWAREQAAVHAGNFMFNRERQVEHLHALLGRAPIIVSPYDAELFGHWWYEGPQWIDFLLRKIAYDQKTISTITPWEYLDRHPVNQVATPSASSWGYKGYAEVWLSGANDWIYPHLHAAAERMVELASRYRSGTGGNALLDRALRQAVRELLLAQSSDWAFIMKMGTMVSYAVQRTREHISNFNKLYHDILSNRIDEWWLSTIEGKNNIFPEIDYTVYAESGQEARS